The Mycolicibacterium mucogenicum DSM 44124 genomic sequence CGCATCACGCAGCTCAGCCCCGGTCAGCTGACGGACGTCACGGCGGGCGAGTGCGTCGCGGTCCGCCCGGTGAAGGGCAACGACAACGGTTCCGCGGTGACGGCCGCCAACGTCCTCGTCGGCCGGCCCGGCAACGCGCAGTGCGGCCAGAAGGGCGGAAAGCGCGAGCACGGCATCAACGGCACGGTCGCCTCGGTCAACGGCAACACGATCCAGGTCACCGACGCCGACAACGCCCAGATCACCGTCACGGTGACGCCCGACACCCGATACACCAAGACCGCCGGCGCGGATGCGAAGGCGATCGCCGCCGGGATGTGTCTGGGTGCGCGCGGTACCAAGGACGGCAACGGTGCCCTGCAGGCGACGTTCGCGATGGTGCGGCCTGCCGTCAACGGCGCCTGCGGCGGGGGCGGCGAGCGCCAGCACCGCTGACGTCACTCCGGGGGCGGCGCGAAGAACTCCAGTGCGATGCCATCGGGGTCGCGGAAGCTCAGGCCCGAGCCGTAGGGCGCGTCGACCACGCCGCCGTGGGTGATGCCCAGCGCATCGAGCTTGGCAGCCCAGTCGACGAGCTCGGCCCGCGAGGCGCAGCCGA encodes the following:
- a CDS encoding DUF5666 domain-containing protein, which produces MSTTSRTRRYGVVTLAGFAALSLAACGSSSTPSAGSTTAGSSSPSSAAPAPEGPGGKDRLSGLVNSVSGSTVSITGKDGPGTVDITSSTRITQLSPGQLTDVTAGECVAVRPVKGNDNGSAVTAANVLVGRPGNAQCGQKGGKREHGINGTVASVNGNTIQVTDADNAQITVTVTPDTRYTKTAGADAKAIAAGMCLGARGTKDGNGALQATFAMVRPAVNGACGGGGERQHR